In Xiphophorus maculatus strain JP 163 A chromosome 2, X_maculatus-5.0-male, whole genome shotgun sequence, one genomic interval encodes:
- the st7 gene encoding suppressor of tumorigenicity 7 protein isoform X2 encodes MFGTESSLSMFLNTLTPKFYVALTGTSSLISGLILIFEWWYFRKYGTSFIEQVSVSHLRPLLGGVDSSSPSSSNTSNGDADSNRQSVSECKVWRNPLNLFRGAEYNRYTWVTGREPLTYYDMNLSAQDHQTFFTCDSDHLRPADAIMQKAWRERNPQARISAAHEALELEDCATAYILLAEEEATTIMEAERLFKQALKAGEGCYRRSQQLQHHGTQYEAQHRRDTNVLVYIKRRLAMCSRKLGRTREAVKMMRDLCVFQLMKEFPLLSMFNIHENLLESLLELQNYADVQAVLAKYDDISLPKSATICYTAALLKARAVSDKFSPEAASRRGLSTAEMNAVEAIHRAVEFNPHVPKYLLEMKSLILPPEHILKRGDSEAIAYAFFHLQHWKRVEGALNLLHCTWEGTFRMIPYPLEKGHLFYPYPICTETADRELLPMFHEVSVYPKKELPFFILFTAGLCSFTAMLALLTHQFPELMGVFAKAFLSTLFAPLNFIMEKVESILPSSLWHQLTRI; translated from the exons TAAGCATGTTTCTCAACACCTTGACTCCCAAGTTCTACGTGGCTCTGACAGGCACTTCATCCCTCATATCTGGACTCATATTG ATCTTTGAGTGGTGGTATTTCAGGAAATATGGGACCTCCTTCATAGAGCAAGTGTCTGTGAGCCAcctgcgccccctgctgggtgGAGTGGATAGCAGTTCTCCCAGCAGCTCTAACACAAGCAACGGAGACGCTGACTCCAATCGGCAAAGTGTGTCTG AATGTAAAGTGTGGAGAAATCCTCTAAATTTATTTCGTGGAGCTGAATATAATCG TTATACATGGGTAACGGGTCGAGAGCCGCTGACTTACTACGACATGAATCTGTCAGCACAAGATCATCAGACCTTCTTCACATGCGACTCAGACCACTTGCGACCAGCTGATGCCA TCATGCAGAAGGCGTGGAGAGAAAGAAACCCGCAGGCTCGCATCTCTGCAGCACACGAAGCACTGGAACTAGAAGA CTGTGCTACAGCATACATCCTCCTGGCAGAGGAAGAAGCCACCACCATAATGGAGGCTGAGCGGTTATTTAAACAGGCGCTTAAAGCTGGAGAGGGCTGCTACCGCCGcagccagcagctgcagcaccacGGGACACAGTACGAAGCCCAGCACA GAAGAGACACCAACGTGTTGGTGTATATAAAGAGGCGGCTGGCCATGTGCTCCAGAAAGCTGGGCCGAACACGAGAAGCAGTCAAGATGATGAGAGAT ttgtgtgttttccagttaATGAAGGAGTTCCCTCTCCTCAGTATGTTCAACATCCATGAGAACCTGCTGGAGTCACTACTGGAGCTCCAGAACTACGCCGACGTCCAGGCGGTTCTGGCCAAGTATGATG ATATTAGCTTACCCAAATCTGCAACAATATGCTACACAGCTGCCTTGCTCAAAGCCAGGGCAGTATCGGACAA gttcTCTCCAGAGGCAGCGTCTAGGCGGGGCCTGAGCACAGCAGAGATGAATGCAGTAGAAGCCATCCACAGAGCGGTGGAGTTCAACCCTCACGTCCCCAAA taTCTGCTGGAGATGAAGAGTTTAATTCTTCCTCCAGAACACATCCTGAAGAGAGGGGACAGCGAAGCCATCGCCTACGCCTTCTTCCACCTGCAGCATTGGAAACGGGTGGAGGGAGCACTCAACCTGCTGCACTGTACATGGGAGGGCA CATTCAGAATGATTCCATATCCTCTAGAGAAGGGTCACCTCTTCTACCCCTACCCCATCTGCACAGAGACGGCCGACAGAGAGCTACTACCCA TGTTTCACGAGGTGTCGGTCTACCCCAAGAAGGAGCTGCCCTTCTTCATCCTCTTCACGGCGGGCCTCTGCTCCTTCACCGCCATGTTGGCTCTGCTCACACACCAGTTCCCTGAACTCATGGGAGTGTTTGCTAAGGCA TTCCTCAGCACGCTGTTCGCTCCTCTGAACTTCATCATGGAGAAGGTGGAGAGCATCCTGCCGTCCAGCCTCTGGCACCAACTCACTCGCATCTGA
- the st7 gene encoding suppressor of tumorigenicity 7 protein isoform X1 yields MFGTESSLSMFLNTLTPKFYVALTGTSSLISGLILIFEWWYFRKYGTSFIEQVSVSHLRPLLGGVDSSSPSSSNTSNGDADSNRQSVSECKVWRNPLNLFRGAEYNRYTWVTGREPLTYYDMNLSAQDHQTFFTCDSDHLRPADAIMQKAWRERNPQARISAAHEALELEDCATAYILLAEEEATTIMEAERLFKQALKAGEGCYRRSQQLQHHGTQYEAQHRRDTNVLVYIKRRLAMCSRKLGRTREAVKMMRDLCVFQLMKEFPLLSMFNIHENLLESLLELQNYADVQAVLAKYDDISLPKSATICYTAALLKARAVSDKFSPEAASRRGLSTAEMNAVEAIHRAVEFNPHVPKYLLEMKSLILPPEHILKRGDSEAIAYAFFHLQHWKRVEGALNLLHCTWEGTFRMIPYPLEKGHLFYPYPICTETADRELLPTVFHEVSVYPKKELPFFILFTAGLCSFTAMLALLTHQFPELMGVFAKAFLSTLFAPLNFIMEKVESILPSSLWHQLTRI; encoded by the exons TAAGCATGTTTCTCAACACCTTGACTCCCAAGTTCTACGTGGCTCTGACAGGCACTTCATCCCTCATATCTGGACTCATATTG ATCTTTGAGTGGTGGTATTTCAGGAAATATGGGACCTCCTTCATAGAGCAAGTGTCTGTGAGCCAcctgcgccccctgctgggtgGAGTGGATAGCAGTTCTCCCAGCAGCTCTAACACAAGCAACGGAGACGCTGACTCCAATCGGCAAAGTGTGTCTG AATGTAAAGTGTGGAGAAATCCTCTAAATTTATTTCGTGGAGCTGAATATAATCG TTATACATGGGTAACGGGTCGAGAGCCGCTGACTTACTACGACATGAATCTGTCAGCACAAGATCATCAGACCTTCTTCACATGCGACTCAGACCACTTGCGACCAGCTGATGCCA TCATGCAGAAGGCGTGGAGAGAAAGAAACCCGCAGGCTCGCATCTCTGCAGCACACGAAGCACTGGAACTAGAAGA CTGTGCTACAGCATACATCCTCCTGGCAGAGGAAGAAGCCACCACCATAATGGAGGCTGAGCGGTTATTTAAACAGGCGCTTAAAGCTGGAGAGGGCTGCTACCGCCGcagccagcagctgcagcaccacGGGACACAGTACGAAGCCCAGCACA GAAGAGACACCAACGTGTTGGTGTATATAAAGAGGCGGCTGGCCATGTGCTCCAGAAAGCTGGGCCGAACACGAGAAGCAGTCAAGATGATGAGAGAT ttgtgtgttttccagttaATGAAGGAGTTCCCTCTCCTCAGTATGTTCAACATCCATGAGAACCTGCTGGAGTCACTACTGGAGCTCCAGAACTACGCCGACGTCCAGGCGGTTCTGGCCAAGTATGATG ATATTAGCTTACCCAAATCTGCAACAATATGCTACACAGCTGCCTTGCTCAAAGCCAGGGCAGTATCGGACAA gttcTCTCCAGAGGCAGCGTCTAGGCGGGGCCTGAGCACAGCAGAGATGAATGCAGTAGAAGCCATCCACAGAGCGGTGGAGTTCAACCCTCACGTCCCCAAA taTCTGCTGGAGATGAAGAGTTTAATTCTTCCTCCAGAACACATCCTGAAGAGAGGGGACAGCGAAGCCATCGCCTACGCCTTCTTCCACCTGCAGCATTGGAAACGGGTGGAGGGAGCACTCAACCTGCTGCACTGTACATGGGAGGGCA CATTCAGAATGATTCCATATCCTCTAGAGAAGGGTCACCTCTTCTACCCCTACCCCATCTGCACAGAGACGGCCGACAGAGAGCTACTACCCA CAGTGTTTCACGAGGTGTCGGTCTACCCCAAGAAGGAGCTGCCCTTCTTCATCCTCTTCACGGCGGGCCTCTGCTCCTTCACCGCCATGTTGGCTCTGCTCACACACCAGTTCCCTGAACTCATGGGAGTGTTTGCTAAGGCA TTCCTCAGCACGCTGTTCGCTCCTCTGAACTTCATCATGGAGAAGGTGGAGAGCATCCTGCCGTCCAGCCTCTGGCACCAACTCACTCGCATCTGA
- the st7 gene encoding suppressor of tumorigenicity 7 protein isoform X3 produces the protein MFGTESSLSMFLNTLTPKFYVALTGTSSLISGLILIFEWWYFRKYGTSFIEQVSVSHLRPLLGGVDSSSPSSSNTSNGDADSNRQSVSECKVWRNPLNLFRGAEYNRYTWVTGREPLTYYDMNLSAQDHQTFFTCDSDHLRPADAIMQKAWRERNPQARISAAHEALELEDCATAYILLAEEEATTIMEAERLFKQALKAGEGCYRRSQQLQHHGTQYEAQHRRDTNVLVYIKRRLAMCSRKLGRTREAVKMMRDLMKEFPLLSMFNIHENLLESLLELQNYADVQAVLAKYDDISLPKSATICYTAALLKARAVSDKFSPEAASRRGLSTAEMNAVEAIHRAVEFNPHVPKYLLEMKSLILPPEHILKRGDSEAIAYAFFHLQHWKRVEGALNLLHCTWEGTFRMIPYPLEKGHLFYPYPICTETADRELLPTVFHEVSVYPKKELPFFILFTAGLCSFTAMLALLTHQFPELMGVFAKAFLSTLFAPLNFIMEKVESILPSSLWHQLTRI, from the exons TAAGCATGTTTCTCAACACCTTGACTCCCAAGTTCTACGTGGCTCTGACAGGCACTTCATCCCTCATATCTGGACTCATATTG ATCTTTGAGTGGTGGTATTTCAGGAAATATGGGACCTCCTTCATAGAGCAAGTGTCTGTGAGCCAcctgcgccccctgctgggtgGAGTGGATAGCAGTTCTCCCAGCAGCTCTAACACAAGCAACGGAGACGCTGACTCCAATCGGCAAAGTGTGTCTG AATGTAAAGTGTGGAGAAATCCTCTAAATTTATTTCGTGGAGCTGAATATAATCG TTATACATGGGTAACGGGTCGAGAGCCGCTGACTTACTACGACATGAATCTGTCAGCACAAGATCATCAGACCTTCTTCACATGCGACTCAGACCACTTGCGACCAGCTGATGCCA TCATGCAGAAGGCGTGGAGAGAAAGAAACCCGCAGGCTCGCATCTCTGCAGCACACGAAGCACTGGAACTAGAAGA CTGTGCTACAGCATACATCCTCCTGGCAGAGGAAGAAGCCACCACCATAATGGAGGCTGAGCGGTTATTTAAACAGGCGCTTAAAGCTGGAGAGGGCTGCTACCGCCGcagccagcagctgcagcaccacGGGACACAGTACGAAGCCCAGCACA GAAGAGACACCAACGTGTTGGTGTATATAAAGAGGCGGCTGGCCATGTGCTCCAGAAAGCTGGGCCGAACACGAGAAGCAGTCAAGATGATGAGAGAT ttaATGAAGGAGTTCCCTCTCCTCAGTATGTTCAACATCCATGAGAACCTGCTGGAGTCACTACTGGAGCTCCAGAACTACGCCGACGTCCAGGCGGTTCTGGCCAAGTATGATG ATATTAGCTTACCCAAATCTGCAACAATATGCTACACAGCTGCCTTGCTCAAAGCCAGGGCAGTATCGGACAA gttcTCTCCAGAGGCAGCGTCTAGGCGGGGCCTGAGCACAGCAGAGATGAATGCAGTAGAAGCCATCCACAGAGCGGTGGAGTTCAACCCTCACGTCCCCAAA taTCTGCTGGAGATGAAGAGTTTAATTCTTCCTCCAGAACACATCCTGAAGAGAGGGGACAGCGAAGCCATCGCCTACGCCTTCTTCCACCTGCAGCATTGGAAACGGGTGGAGGGAGCACTCAACCTGCTGCACTGTACATGGGAGGGCA CATTCAGAATGATTCCATATCCTCTAGAGAAGGGTCACCTCTTCTACCCCTACCCCATCTGCACAGAGACGGCCGACAGAGAGCTACTACCCA CAGTGTTTCACGAGGTGTCGGTCTACCCCAAGAAGGAGCTGCCCTTCTTCATCCTCTTCACGGCGGGCCTCTGCTCCTTCACCGCCATGTTGGCTCTGCTCACACACCAGTTCCCTGAACTCATGGGAGTGTTTGCTAAGGCA TTCCTCAGCACGCTGTTCGCTCCTCTGAACTTCATCATGGAGAAGGTGGAGAGCATCCTGCCGTCCAGCCTCTGGCACCAACTCACTCGCATCTGA
- the st7 gene encoding suppressor of tumorigenicity 7 protein isoform X4: MFGTESSLSMFLNTLTPKFYVALTGTSSLISGLILIFEWWYFRKYGTSFIEQVSVSHLRPLLGGVDSSSPSSSNTSNGDADSNRQSVSECKVWRNPLNLFRGAEYNRYTWVTGREPLTYYDMNLSAQDHQTFFTCDSDHLRPADAIMQKAWRERNPQARISAAHEALELEDCATAYILLAEEEATTIMEAERLFKQALKAGEGCYRRSQQLQHHGTQYEAQHRRDTNVLVYIKRRLAMCSRKLGRTREAVKMMRDLMKEFPLLSMFNIHENLLESLLELQNYADVQAVLAKYDDISLPKSATICYTAALLKARAVSDKFSPEAASRRGLSTAEMNAVEAIHRAVEFNPHVPKYLLEMKSLILPPEHILKRGDSEAIAYAFFHLQHWKRVEGALNLLHCTWEGTFRMIPYPLEKGHLFYPYPICTETADRELLPMFHEVSVYPKKELPFFILFTAGLCSFTAMLALLTHQFPELMGVFAKAFLSTLFAPLNFIMEKVESILPSSLWHQLTRI, translated from the exons TAAGCATGTTTCTCAACACCTTGACTCCCAAGTTCTACGTGGCTCTGACAGGCACTTCATCCCTCATATCTGGACTCATATTG ATCTTTGAGTGGTGGTATTTCAGGAAATATGGGACCTCCTTCATAGAGCAAGTGTCTGTGAGCCAcctgcgccccctgctgggtgGAGTGGATAGCAGTTCTCCCAGCAGCTCTAACACAAGCAACGGAGACGCTGACTCCAATCGGCAAAGTGTGTCTG AATGTAAAGTGTGGAGAAATCCTCTAAATTTATTTCGTGGAGCTGAATATAATCG TTATACATGGGTAACGGGTCGAGAGCCGCTGACTTACTACGACATGAATCTGTCAGCACAAGATCATCAGACCTTCTTCACATGCGACTCAGACCACTTGCGACCAGCTGATGCCA TCATGCAGAAGGCGTGGAGAGAAAGAAACCCGCAGGCTCGCATCTCTGCAGCACACGAAGCACTGGAACTAGAAGA CTGTGCTACAGCATACATCCTCCTGGCAGAGGAAGAAGCCACCACCATAATGGAGGCTGAGCGGTTATTTAAACAGGCGCTTAAAGCTGGAGAGGGCTGCTACCGCCGcagccagcagctgcagcaccacGGGACACAGTACGAAGCCCAGCACA GAAGAGACACCAACGTGTTGGTGTATATAAAGAGGCGGCTGGCCATGTGCTCCAGAAAGCTGGGCCGAACACGAGAAGCAGTCAAGATGATGAGAGAT ttaATGAAGGAGTTCCCTCTCCTCAGTATGTTCAACATCCATGAGAACCTGCTGGAGTCACTACTGGAGCTCCAGAACTACGCCGACGTCCAGGCGGTTCTGGCCAAGTATGATG ATATTAGCTTACCCAAATCTGCAACAATATGCTACACAGCTGCCTTGCTCAAAGCCAGGGCAGTATCGGACAA gttcTCTCCAGAGGCAGCGTCTAGGCGGGGCCTGAGCACAGCAGAGATGAATGCAGTAGAAGCCATCCACAGAGCGGTGGAGTTCAACCCTCACGTCCCCAAA taTCTGCTGGAGATGAAGAGTTTAATTCTTCCTCCAGAACACATCCTGAAGAGAGGGGACAGCGAAGCCATCGCCTACGCCTTCTTCCACCTGCAGCATTGGAAACGGGTGGAGGGAGCACTCAACCTGCTGCACTGTACATGGGAGGGCA CATTCAGAATGATTCCATATCCTCTAGAGAAGGGTCACCTCTTCTACCCCTACCCCATCTGCACAGAGACGGCCGACAGAGAGCTACTACCCA TGTTTCACGAGGTGTCGGTCTACCCCAAGAAGGAGCTGCCCTTCTTCATCCTCTTCACGGCGGGCCTCTGCTCCTTCACCGCCATGTTGGCTCTGCTCACACACCAGTTCCCTGAACTCATGGGAGTGTTTGCTAAGGCA TTCCTCAGCACGCTGTTCGCTCCTCTGAACTTCATCATGGAGAAGGTGGAGAGCATCCTGCCGTCCAGCCTCTGGCACCAACTCACTCGCATCTGA
- the st7 gene encoding suppressor of tumorigenicity 7 protein isoform X5: MFLNTLTPKFYVALTGTSSLISGLILIFEWWYFRKYGTSFIEQVSVSHLRPLLGGVDSSSPSSSNTSNGDADSNRQSVSECKVWRNPLNLFRGAEYNRYTWVTGREPLTYYDMNLSAQDHQTFFTCDSDHLRPADAIMQKAWRERNPQARISAAHEALELEDCATAYILLAEEEATTIMEAERLFKQALKAGEGCYRRSQQLQHHGTQYEAQHRRDTNVLVYIKRRLAMCSRKLGRTREAVKMMRDLCVFQLMKEFPLLSMFNIHENLLESLLELQNYADVQAVLAKYDDISLPKSATICYTAALLKARAVSDKFSPEAASRRGLSTAEMNAVEAIHRAVEFNPHVPKYLLEMKSLILPPEHILKRGDSEAIAYAFFHLQHWKRVEGALNLLHCTWEGTFRMIPYPLEKGHLFYPYPICTETADRELLPTVFHEVSVYPKKELPFFILFTAGLCSFTAMLALLTHQFPELMGVFAKAFLSTLFAPLNFIMEKVESILPSSLWHQLTRI; encoded by the exons ATGTTTCTCAACACCTTGACTCCCAAGTTCTACGTGGCTCTGACAGGCACTTCATCCCTCATATCTGGACTCATATTG ATCTTTGAGTGGTGGTATTTCAGGAAATATGGGACCTCCTTCATAGAGCAAGTGTCTGTGAGCCAcctgcgccccctgctgggtgGAGTGGATAGCAGTTCTCCCAGCAGCTCTAACACAAGCAACGGAGACGCTGACTCCAATCGGCAAAGTGTGTCTG AATGTAAAGTGTGGAGAAATCCTCTAAATTTATTTCGTGGAGCTGAATATAATCG TTATACATGGGTAACGGGTCGAGAGCCGCTGACTTACTACGACATGAATCTGTCAGCACAAGATCATCAGACCTTCTTCACATGCGACTCAGACCACTTGCGACCAGCTGATGCCA TCATGCAGAAGGCGTGGAGAGAAAGAAACCCGCAGGCTCGCATCTCTGCAGCACACGAAGCACTGGAACTAGAAGA CTGTGCTACAGCATACATCCTCCTGGCAGAGGAAGAAGCCACCACCATAATGGAGGCTGAGCGGTTATTTAAACAGGCGCTTAAAGCTGGAGAGGGCTGCTACCGCCGcagccagcagctgcagcaccacGGGACACAGTACGAAGCCCAGCACA GAAGAGACACCAACGTGTTGGTGTATATAAAGAGGCGGCTGGCCATGTGCTCCAGAAAGCTGGGCCGAACACGAGAAGCAGTCAAGATGATGAGAGAT ttgtgtgttttccagttaATGAAGGAGTTCCCTCTCCTCAGTATGTTCAACATCCATGAGAACCTGCTGGAGTCACTACTGGAGCTCCAGAACTACGCCGACGTCCAGGCGGTTCTGGCCAAGTATGATG ATATTAGCTTACCCAAATCTGCAACAATATGCTACACAGCTGCCTTGCTCAAAGCCAGGGCAGTATCGGACAA gttcTCTCCAGAGGCAGCGTCTAGGCGGGGCCTGAGCACAGCAGAGATGAATGCAGTAGAAGCCATCCACAGAGCGGTGGAGTTCAACCCTCACGTCCCCAAA taTCTGCTGGAGATGAAGAGTTTAATTCTTCCTCCAGAACACATCCTGAAGAGAGGGGACAGCGAAGCCATCGCCTACGCCTTCTTCCACCTGCAGCATTGGAAACGGGTGGAGGGAGCACTCAACCTGCTGCACTGTACATGGGAGGGCA CATTCAGAATGATTCCATATCCTCTAGAGAAGGGTCACCTCTTCTACCCCTACCCCATCTGCACAGAGACGGCCGACAGAGAGCTACTACCCA CAGTGTTTCACGAGGTGTCGGTCTACCCCAAGAAGGAGCTGCCCTTCTTCATCCTCTTCACGGCGGGCCTCTGCTCCTTCACCGCCATGTTGGCTCTGCTCACACACCAGTTCCCTGAACTCATGGGAGTGTTTGCTAAGGCA TTCCTCAGCACGCTGTTCGCTCCTCTGAACTTCATCATGGAGAAGGTGGAGAGCATCCTGCCGTCCAGCCTCTGGCACCAACTCACTCGCATCTGA